Proteins found in one Nitratiruptor sp. SB155-2 genomic segment:
- a CDS encoding glycosyltransferase, which translates to MKILFIPHVPNKNVVNRVYELAKNSGGIVLDWYIDNSSLKSKIFSQTKTLLQTFLLNENFLLMPLLFKPESLAPQINTFLLNQAIKKYKIDVVVNANALLFDVHNIEVPVIYDLVDDHLTQNISIGLTEKRVKKVEKDIKHAKGVMCVTEAIEEKVKKIHPKTITIENGVYIDKFKKARTLKKEFGFENKKVFGYIGGVEEWTGIEKACEAYIQIKSSQTAMIVVGDSKNSFFRNVKKRFKNDILFIGTVAPDEVVNYFKTLDIGLIPFDLNDFTNNAFPIKALEYGLGGAQVIATPLKVLEQKRLPYIHFCPIEDFPNKMQRIEKKEFSYDFTSYSWQNQAQKLLQFIKDVL; encoded by the coding sequence ATGAAAATACTCTTTATTCCTCATGTACCAAATAAAAACGTTGTCAATAGAGTTTATGAATTGGCAAAAAATAGCGGTGGAATTGTTTTAGATTGGTATATAGATAATAGCTCATTGAAAAGTAAAATATTTTCGCAAACAAAAACTCTATTGCAAACTTTTTTGCTCAACGAAAATTTTCTTCTTATGCCCCTTCTCTTTAAACCAGAATCTTTGGCACCTCAAATTAATACTTTTTTACTTAATCAAGCAATTAAAAAATATAAGATAGATGTGGTAGTCAATGCCAATGCTCTTTTATTTGATGTGCATAATATTGAAGTTCCAGTAATTTATGATCTAGTTGATGATCATTTGACCCAAAATATTTCTATTGGTTTAACGGAAAAAAGAGTAAAAAAGGTTGAAAAGGATATAAAACATGCAAAAGGTGTCATGTGTGTCACTGAAGCGATTGAAGAGAAAGTAAAAAAAATTCATCCAAAAACGATAACAATCGAAAATGGCGTTTATATAGATAAGTTTAAAAAAGCGCGAACTTTAAAAAAAGAGTTTGGATTCGAAAACAAAAAGGTTTTTGGCTATATAGGAGGTGTGGAAGAGTGGACAGGGATAGAAAAAGCGTGTGAAGCGTATATACAAATAAAAAGTTCTCAAACAGCAATGATAGTAGTTGGTGATTCCAAAAACAGTTTTTTTCGAAATGTCAAAAAAAGATTTAAAAACGATATCCTTTTTATCGGAACTGTTGCTCCAGATGAAGTGGTAAATTACTTTAAAACTTTGGATATTGGTTTGATTCCATTTGATCTCAATGATTTTACAAATAACGCTTTTCCTATCAAAGCGTTAGAATATGGTTTGGGTGGAGCACAGGTAATTGCTACGCCTTTAAAAGTTTTAGAGCAAAAGAGACTTCCTTATATTCATTTTTGCCCAATAGAGGATTTTCCAAATAAGATGCAAAGAATTGAAAAAAAAGAGTTTTCTTATGATTTTACTTCCTATAGTTGGCAAAACCAGGCACAAAAACTTTTGCAGTTTATTAAGGATGTTTTGTGA
- a CDS encoding endonuclease MutS2 yields the protein MDLEKKLDLTDFLDQLRDFFARPKPLAMEGDVHIHYEFLMQLWSCTFKEPPKVQCLDEALMRLKKQGVLTLSEIFEFVKIVRYFTYLKSLAFEGNMGEWLQSIEIPEEITQIDGYFDEKGNIKSEIDERLVVLENALSHTKTQIRQKLQALINAKKLQSYLVDRQIHFVGGEEALLVRGGFNHVLKATVIGRSSGGFFYVLPQDIKELKSKEADLLSQVEEIHYEIQKSISTKFHKYLKFLHFINRAFDRFDHYQARVRFAKAKNLHIILPKNDNKIILKSFAHPAIVYPKPVDLVFDKKVLIITGVNAGGKTMLLKSILASAYMAKYLIPMQCDPKSHIGRFKEILPIIEDPQNVKNDISTFAGRMLEFSRLFSKNHLLVGVDEIELGTDSDEAATLFKVIIEELMKKDIKIAITTHHKRLASLMAAHEDVELVAAMYDEEKGVPTYEFLQGIIGKSYAFETARRYGIPLGIVQRAKKEYGEDQEKLSELIERGSELERALKEKNQKLNLELSRVTRERMLLQEEREKFHEMLKSEKRKLEQIYQEAVSEAKKALRAKEEKELHRHLTKASQIAKSAKLKEKEPEELKVGDSVKYRKTRGVILSIRGKEAMIEADGMKLRVPLSELKRSSMPQKKKSASKVHVSKPKALSVKLDLHGLRVEEALEKTDKFLSDALVAGFDEVLIYHGVGSGKLARAVREFLKNHPRVVSYEDAPPQMGGFGATVVKL from the coding sequence GTGGATTTAGAAAAGAAGCTGGATCTTACAGATTTTTTGGATCAATTGCGAGACTTTTTTGCAAGGCCAAAACCTTTGGCGATGGAGGGTGATGTCCATATTCATTACGAATTTTTGATGCAGCTTTGGTCCTGTACGTTTAAAGAGCCTCCAAAAGTGCAGTGTCTCGATGAAGCACTGATGAGATTGAAAAAGCAGGGAGTACTGACACTTTCTGAGATTTTCGAGTTTGTCAAAATCGTACGCTATTTTACGTATCTCAAATCTTTGGCGTTTGAAGGAAATATGGGAGAGTGGCTCCAAAGCATTGAAATTCCTGAAGAGATAACGCAAATCGATGGATATTTTGATGAAAAAGGGAACATAAAAAGCGAAATCGATGAGCGACTTGTGGTTTTGGAAAATGCTCTATCCCATACAAAAACCCAAATCAGACAAAAACTCCAGGCTTTGATAAACGCCAAAAAACTGCAAAGCTATTTGGTGGACAGACAGATCCATTTTGTGGGTGGTGAAGAGGCTCTGCTTGTTCGGGGAGGGTTTAACCATGTTCTCAAAGCGACTGTCATTGGAAGAAGCAGCGGCGGATTTTTCTATGTGCTGCCGCAAGATATCAAAGAGCTCAAATCCAAAGAAGCCGATCTTCTGAGCCAAGTAGAAGAGATCCATTATGAAATTCAAAAAAGTATCAGTACCAAGTTTCATAAATATCTCAAATTTTTACACTTTATCAACCGGGCATTTGACAGGTTCGATCACTATCAAGCCAGAGTTCGTTTCGCAAAAGCCAAAAATCTCCATATCATCCTTCCAAAAAACGATAACAAGATCATCCTAAAAAGCTTTGCCCATCCTGCCATAGTGTATCCAAAGCCCGTTGATCTAGTGTTTGATAAAAAAGTGCTTATCATCACGGGTGTCAATGCGGGCGGGAAAACGATGCTTTTGAAATCGATCCTCGCTTCAGCCTATATGGCCAAATATCTTATACCGATGCAGTGTGATCCAAAAAGCCATATCGGCAGATTCAAAGAGATCTTACCAATCATCGAAGATCCCCAAAATGTCAAAAACGATATCTCCACGTTTGCTGGAAGGATGCTAGAATTTTCAAGACTTTTTTCAAAAAACCATCTTTTGGTAGGTGTGGATGAGATAGAGCTCGGAACGGACAGTGACGAAGCAGCGACACTGTTTAAAGTGATTATCGAAGAGCTGATGAAAAAAGATATCAAAATAGCCATTACCACCCACCACAAACGACTTGCCTCCTTGATGGCTGCTCATGAAGATGTGGAACTGGTGGCTGCGATGTATGATGAGGAAAAAGGGGTGCCTACGTATGAGTTCTTGCAAGGAATCATCGGTAAAAGCTATGCTTTCGAGACCGCAAGACGTTATGGCATCCCTCTTGGTATCGTCCAAAGAGCGAAAAAAGAGTATGGAGAAGATCAGGAAAAACTGAGCGAACTGATCGAGCGGGGCAGTGAACTTGAACGCGCTTTGAAAGAGAAAAATCAAAAATTAAACCTTGAACTTTCACGTGTTACACGAGAAAGAATGCTTTTGCAAGAAGAGCGGGAGAAGTTTCATGAGATGCTAAAAAGCGAGAAAAGAAAACTTGAACAGATCTATCAAGAGGCGGTAAGTGAGGCGAAAAAAGCTCTCAGAGCAAAGGAGGAAAAAGAGCTGCACAGGCACCTTACGAAAGCTTCCCAAATTGCTAAATCGGCTAAACTCAAAGAAAAAGAGCCAGAAGAGTTGAAAGTAGGTGACAGTGTAAAATATCGAAAAACAAGAGGTGTGATCCTCTCCATCCGAGGAAAAGAGGCGATGATCGAGGCTGATGGCATGAAACTCAGAGTCCCTCTCAGCGAACTGAAACGATCATCTATGCCACAAAAGAAAAAGAGCGCTTCAAAAGTGCACGTAAGCAAACCGAAAGCACTTTCTGTGAAACTGGATCTGCATGGTTTAAGGGTTGAAGAGGCTTTGGAAAAAACAGACAAGTTTCTCAGCGATGCGTTAGTGGCAGGGTTTGATGAGGTGTTGATCTATCATGGTGTAGGAAGCGGGAAACTGGCACGTGCGGTACGAGAGTTTTTGAAAAACCATCCAAGAGTCGTAAGCTATGAAGACGCTCCACCTCAAATGGGAGGGTTTGGAGCAACTGTTGTGAAGTTATAA
- a CDS encoding CDP-alcohol phosphatidyltransferase family protein has product MIIKYTDILSYYVYQKIAYQLTLLLSKTKMTPNQITTVSLLLGIFAAASFFYEYRVLSFLLLHLSFLFDCVDGQLARATKQLSKKGTFLDNISDRIVENAILLVFVYRYNFSSGNLLIFLNMLYSYIQDILIYSHVQFEKLNKREKIIFSPIYFLNRSFVILFLSISLFYPKILLFLVFLYALGIVFYFYRIFKW; this is encoded by the coding sequence ATGATAATTAAGTATACCGATATTTTATCATATTATGTTTATCAAAAAATAGCTTATCAACTGACATTGCTTTTGTCAAAAACTAAAATGACTCCAAATCAAATAACAACAGTAAGTTTATTATTAGGCATATTTGCTGCAGCATCTTTTTTTTATGAGTATAGAGTTCTGTCATTTTTATTGTTGCATCTATCTTTTTTATTTGATTGTGTAGATGGACAGTTAGCACGTGCAACTAAACAATTGTCTAAAAAAGGCACTTTTTTAGACAATATCTCAGATAGAATTGTAGAAAATGCAATATTATTGGTATTTGTTTATAGATATAATTTTTCCTCAGGTAATTTATTAATATTTTTAAATATGTTGTATTCGTATATTCAAGATATTTTGATTTATTCTCATGTGCAATTTGAAAAATTGAATAAAAGAGAAAAAATTATATTTTCACCTATCTATTTTTTAAATAGGAGTTTTGTTATTTTATTTTTGAGTATAAGTCTGTTTTATCCAAAAATATTATTATTCCTAGTGTTTTTATATGCTTTAGGGATAGTGTTCTATTTTTATAGGATATTCAAATGGTAA
- a CDS encoding adenylyltransferase/cytidyltransferase family protein, translated as MQRVLTYGTFDMFHIGHLNLLKRAKALGDELYVGVSTDEFNKLKNKDIFIPYEDRVEIVKSIRYVDFVFPENSWEQKIEDIKKYNINIFVMGSDWKGKFDYLQQYCQVVYLERTDNISTTLLKDRLKKYLDINIENLKKLQYEVDKLIKHFE; from the coding sequence ATGCAACGAGTGTTAACGTATGGAACGTTTGATATGTTTCATATAGGTCATTTAAATCTATTAAAAAGAGCTAAAGCTTTGGGAGATGAGTTATATGTTGGAGTATCAACTGATGAGTTTAATAAACTAAAAAATAAAGATATTTTTATTCCATATGAGGATAGAGTAGAGATTGTTAAAAGTATTAGATATGTTGATTTTGTATTTCCTGAGAATAGTTGGGAGCAAAAAATTGAAGATATTAAAAAATATAATATTAATATTTTTGTTATGGGAAGTGATTGGAAAGGGAAATTTGATTATTTACAACAATATTGTCAAGTAGTATATTTAGAAAGAACGGATAATATTTCAACAACTTTATTAAAAGATAGGTTAAAAAAATATTTAGATATTAATATAGAAAATTTGAAAAAACTCCAATACGAAGTTGATAAACTTATAAAGCATTTTGAATGA
- a CDS encoding glycosyltransferase family 9 protein: MKKILIFHNGGIGDTIMATPIMQMLYDNGYEIDLILHSVLNKTILTGLDKFENIYVIDKKIHLLFFALKNFKKYDYLVGTVGADVNKLQKLALLLGVKEWFGKSNGKDRHRIDENIDVIKRLLHRSQVKRSPYIYLRKNEKIIEKYIDKNRKNLGFAIGSGKNQKFKRWGIENYKELFKKYQDENILVFIGPDEMDLKKQLRECKNITVVNESLKDTIAIINHLDLLVGNDNGLMHIGYALKKKTLTLHGMTNRLEIGGYNEKINHYIDLELSCRQSECFDSKIWGIRCIKDSFECLDKITPKMVSDKIDAIFKENR; the protein is encoded by the coding sequence GTGAAAAAAATTTTAATCTTTCATAATGGCGGTATTGGTGATACCATTATGGCTACGCCTATAATGCAGATGCTTTATGATAATGGCTATGAGATTGATTTAATATTACATTCTGTTCTCAACAAGACAATACTTACTGGTTTGGATAAATTTGAAAATATTTATGTTATTGATAAGAAGATTCATTTACTTTTTTTTGCATTAAAAAATTTTAAAAAATATGACTATCTTGTTGGAACTGTAGGAGCAGATGTCAACAAACTTCAAAAACTAGCGCTTTTGTTAGGTGTAAAAGAGTGGTTTGGCAAATCTAATGGAAAAGACAGGCATAGAATTGATGAAAATATAGATGTCATCAAGAGGTTGCTGCATAGAAGCCAGGTTAAGCGATCTCCTTATATCTATTTGCGAAAAAATGAGAAAATAATTGAAAAATATATTGATAAAAATAGAAAAAATTTAGGTTTTGCAATAGGAAGTGGAAAAAATCAGAAATTTAAAAGATGGGGTATTGAAAATTATAAGGAGTTGTTTAAAAAGTATCAAGATGAAAATATTTTAGTTTTTATTGGTCCGGATGAGATGGATTTAAAAAAGCAGTTAAGAGAGTGTAAAAATATTACAGTTGTTAATGAATCTTTAAAAGATACCATAGCGATAATCAACCATTTGGATCTTCTTGTGGGAAATGACAATGGATTGATGCATATCGGATATGCATTGAAAAAAAAGACATTGACTCTTCATGGGATGACCAATAGATTGGAAATTGGTGGTTATAATGAGAAGATAAACCACTATATCGATTTAGAGCTTTCCTGTCGTCAGAGTGAATGTTTTGATTCAAAGATTTGGGGGATTCGGTGTATCAAAGACTCTTTTGAGTGTCTTGATAAGATTACTCCAAAAATGGTTTCAGATAAGATAGATGCTATTTTCAAGGAAAATAGGTGA
- a CDS encoding methyltransferase domain-containing protein, with translation MKQQFYKIFGFLHTLKYPNILQVSIESLYDETVFDNTTHLKLAADWLLFMQNEDGGYSRKFSFIDGRDKSYIETTGYLIPSMWRVGEYLKEDSYIKSAKRAGEWLLSVQNEDGSFSEIDHHEPFAFDTGQCLIGLNFLYKKMKDLKYLEVAKKAAYWLINNQEKDGSWKRVAYNKQPHTYYSRVAAAMYIYGNLADDEKIKEAALKSIAWVLSKQDGNDFFQLSSFLEGVPPFLHTLIYVLEGLLDVFELNRDKKILEAILKNANRFKEINLNRDLILCSQYDSSFNCVNKERCMTGLAQWAGVALRLYKITNDEDYKKCAINTIFYLKAKQLKSSIMQGGFSASIPFWGKYGSFDFVNWTNKFFIDALLEYENLSKEIEQENFVKNAFNIFSDVVTNNLSYMDKEYIRRLKNILSKNKKIKVLDVGCGKGAIINELQKEFKNIEFFGLDPGFEEENILKSSVYNIPFKDNFFDVVMAFEVLQHTYIDSALKEIKRVLKNNGEIIIGDRNPYSILGILKPILEFKGKWMYPFDSPFREKWYSEKEWEKILKENGFKLENIEVIEGNGKRFVNRYYFLKGKVLCNEC, from the coding sequence TTGAAACAACAATTTTATAAAATTTTTGGATTTTTACATACCTTAAAATATCCAAATATTTTACAGGTTTCTATAGAGTCTTTGTATGATGAAACTGTTTTTGACAATACAACACATTTGAAATTGGCTGCTGATTGGTTACTTTTTATGCAAAATGAAGATGGTGGATATAGCAGGAAATTCTCCTTCATCGATGGAAGAGATAAAAGTTATATTGAAACGACCGGGTATCTCATACCATCGATGTGGAGAGTTGGGGAATATTTAAAAGAAGATAGCTATATAAAATCTGCTAAAAGAGCAGGAGAGTGGCTATTAAGTGTGCAAAATGAAGATGGAAGTTTTAGTGAAATAGATCATCACGAGCCCTTTGCTTTTGATACTGGTCAATGTTTGATTGGGCTTAATTTTTTGTATAAAAAAATGAAAGATCTAAAGTATTTAGAAGTAGCAAAAAAAGCAGCATACTGGCTTATAAATAACCAAGAAAAGGATGGTAGTTGGAAAAGAGTAGCTTACAATAAGCAGCCTCATACCTATTATTCGCGCGTGGCAGCTGCGATGTATATATATGGAAATTTAGCAGATGATGAAAAAATTAAAGAGGCAGCTTTAAAAAGTATTGCGTGGGTTTTAAGTAAGCAGGATGGAAATGATTTTTTTCAACTTTCTTCTTTTTTAGAAGGTGTACCACCATTTTTGCATACTTTAATTTATGTTTTAGAAGGATTATTGGATGTTTTTGAATTAAATAGAGATAAAAAGATTTTAGAAGCTATTTTGAAAAATGCAAATCGCTTCAAAGAGATAAACTTAAATCGAGATTTGATATTATGTTCTCAATATGATAGTAGTTTCAATTGTGTAAACAAAGAAAGATGTATGACAGGTCTTGCTCAATGGGCTGGAGTTGCTTTAAGGCTCTATAAAATAACTAATGATGAAGATTATAAAAAATGTGCGATAAATACCATTTTTTATCTTAAAGCAAAACAGCTTAAAAGCTCAATTATGCAAGGCGGATTTAGTGCTTCTATTCCTTTTTGGGGAAAATATGGAAGCTTTGATTTTGTCAATTGGACAAATAAGTTTTTTATAGATGCTTTGTTGGAATATGAAAATTTAAGTAAAGAAATTGAACAAGAAAATTTCGTAAAAAATGCTTTCAATATTTTCTCTGATGTAGTAACAAATAATTTATCTTATATGGATAAAGAGTATATTAGAAGATTAAAGAATATTTTGTCAAAAAATAAAAAGATAAAAGTGCTTGATGTTGGATGTGGGAAGGGGGCAATTATAAATGAACTACAAAAAGAGTTTAAGAATATAGAGTTTTTTGGACTAGATCCTGGCTTTGAAGAAGAAAATATTTTAAAAAGTAGTGTTTATAATATTCCTTTTAAAGACAATTTTTTTGATGTAGTAATGGCTTTTGAAGTATTACAACATACTTATATTGATAGTGCCTTAAAGGAGATTAAAAGAGTATTAAAAAATAATGGTGAGATAATTATAGGAGACAGAAATCCTTATTCTATTTTAGGAATATTAAAACCTATTTTGGAATTCAAAGGTAAATGGATGTATCCTTTTGATTCCCCTTTTAGAGAGAAATGGTATAGTGAAAAGGAGTGGGAAAAAATTTTGAAAGAAAATGGATTCAAATTAGAAAATATTGAAGTTATTGAAGGAAATGGAAAGAGATTTGTAAATAGATACTATTTTCTAAAAGGAAAAGTTTTATGCAACGAGTGTTAA
- a CDS encoding CDP-alcohol phosphatidyltransferase family protein → MVIEKKHIEQVFKQRNWWDLIINLKISLIITKYLANKTKITPNQVTLLSLIVAIFAGIAFWKEYYILGAFLYQFSYILDIVDGALARVTHQTSKFGAFLDVFTDWIKAPVLFVILFLKFNQVYLLIVLLLLLFFNCLVNKYNDMLYYQGSKSITKDLENSHEKNLLKRYLLFMKEKHIQPFPSTIEVEALLLFFYPIFQHVIFVYMAFAILIFQFVLKFYAIIKKIQ, encoded by the coding sequence ATGGTAATCGAGAAAAAGCATATTGAACAAGTCTTTAAACAGCGTAACTGGTGGGATTTGATTATAAATTTGAAAATATCGTTAATTATCACTAAATACCTTGCCAATAAAACAAAAATTACTCCAAATCAAGTAACTTTATTAAGTTTAATAGTTGCTATTTTTGCAGGAATTGCTTTTTGGAAAGAATATTATATTTTAGGTGCTTTTTTATATCAATTTAGTTATATTTTAGATATAGTAGATGGTGCATTGGCAAGAGTTACTCACCAAACATCAAAATTTGGTGCTTTTTTAGATGTTTTTACAGATTGGATAAAAGCTCCTGTTTTATTTGTGATTTTGTTTCTTAAATTTAATCAAGTTTACTTGTTGATTGTGCTCTTATTGTTACTTTTTTTTAATTGCTTGGTAAACAAATATAACGATATGCTCTATTATCAAGGAAGTAAAAGTATTACAAAAGATTTAGAAAATTCTCATGAGAAAAATTTGCTAAAAAGATATCTTCTTTTTATGAAAGAAAAACACATACAGCCATTTCCATCTACAATTGAAGTAGAAGCACTGCTATTATTTTTCTATCCAATATTTCAACATGTAATTTTTGTCTATATGGCTTTTGCAATTTTGATTTTCCAATTTGTTCTTAAGTTTTATGCGATAATCAAAAAAATACAATGA
- a CDS encoding lipopolysaccharide biosynthesis protein, with protein sequence MKKLLLSSSFITVLVMGINFLFKIYLSYKISKHELGLFYTFMDLIAIGVMAFSGFKDSLVKAFDEEYFKGVVYWYLISFWGLFIITCCFEIIYYNYFFEYKIFPLYYLVIMLFVNALAIFFSYFNAAWKQYRVMLFENLFMAIGLVGSFFILSSFLDDLNSLFLAFVFSYLIKVFFIYKFSELKFTYEKFTFNQVKDFFKNNILTALMYFFSGLGISLASLIIIKLFRDIDFLSEYQVVIRSIFFSLVSIFVFPLNSFTFPEISKLIARGMIDEIKRFDRKLIFYLSIFFLVIIVSLFLTPFIVKFIFPREYEKSYKMLNLLLPTLPFLAYTTFSLNILKGFNRFDLALRVRVFGFLLFLSVVALFYIMHFDAKSVIYSFIVSFLGMFLLALKYKKRLLNENTLYSSCTK encoded by the coding sequence ATGAAAAAACTTTTACTCTCTTCATCTTTTATCACTGTTTTGGTTATGGGTATAAATTTTTTATTTAAAATATATCTCTCTTATAAAATATCAAAACATGAGTTAGGTTTATTTTATACTTTTATGGATCTCATTGCTATTGGGGTAATGGCTTTTAGTGGATTTAAAGATAGTCTAGTTAAAGCTTTTGATGAAGAGTATTTCAAGGGAGTTGTTTATTGGTATTTAATTTCTTTTTGGGGACTTTTTATTATAACTTGTTGCTTTGAAATTATTTATTATAACTATTTTTTTGAATATAAAATTTTTCCTCTCTATTATTTAGTGATTATGCTTTTTGTGAATGCTTTGGCGATATTTTTTTCCTATTTCAATGCCGCATGGAAGCAGTATAGGGTTATGCTATTTGAAAATCTATTTATGGCAATAGGATTAGTTGGATCTTTTTTTATTTTGAGCTCATTTTTGGATGATTTAAATAGCCTTTTTCTTGCTTTTGTATTTTCGTATCTCATAAAAGTCTTTTTTATTTATAAGTTCTCTGAATTGAAATTTACTTATGAAAAATTTACCTTTAATCAGGTGAAAGATTTTTTCAAAAACAATATCTTAACGGCTTTAATGTACTTTTTTAGTGGGCTAGGAATAAGTTTGGCATCATTAATTATTATAAAACTTTTTCGAGATATAGATTTTTTGTCGGAGTATCAAGTTGTTATTAGAAGTATCTTTTTTTCACTGGTTTCTATATTTGTTTTTCCTCTCAATAGTTTTACATTTCCTGAGATATCCAAACTTATTGCTCGAGGTATGATAGATGAGATCAAAAGGTTTGATAGAAAACTTATTTTTTATTTGAGTATCTTTTTTCTAGTAATTATTGTAAGTCTTTTTCTTACGCCATTCATAGTAAAGTTTATTTTTCCAAGAGAGTATGAAAAAAGTTATAAGATGCTTAATCTTCTCTTGCCAACGCTCCCATTTCTAGCATATACTACTTTTTCATTAAATATTCTTAAGGGATTTAATAGATTTGACTTGGCACTCAGAGTAAGAGTTTTTGGCTTTTTACTTTTTTTGTCTGTAGTTGCACTGTTTTATATAATGCATTTTGATGCAAAAAGTGTAATTTACAGTTTTATTGTAAGTTTTTTGGGAATGTTCTTATTAGCACTTAAATACAAAAAAAGATTACTCAATGAAAATACTCTTTATTCCTCATGTACCAAATAA
- the wecB gene encoding non-hydrolyzing UDP-N-acetylglucosamine 2-epimerase gives MKILITFGTRPEAIKMAPVIKVLEKEKSFETRVCVTAQHRLMLDQVLALFEIEPNYDLNLMQPGQDLYDITSRVLLRMKDVLDDFKPDIVLVHGDTATTFAASLASFYQKIKVGHVEAGLRTYNLYSPWPEEANRELTGVLANYHFAPTKSARENLIKENKDPKSIVVTGNTVIDALFLALNKIKNNQDFEYKIFDTINTQYKLQDDRKIILVTSHRRENFGEGFKKICEALKTIALKNPDIDIVYPVHLNPNVQKPVKEILSNIINIHLIEPLSYEEFVYLMDRSYFIITDSGGIQEEAPSLGKPVLVMRDTTERPEAVEAGTVKLVGTDKEKIVKEAQQLIDDKQAYEKMAMARNPYGDGKASERIKEFLIETTIL, from the coding sequence TTGAAAATTTTGATAACATTTGGTACCCGTCCAGAGGCTATAAAAATGGCCCCAGTAATAAAAGTATTAGAAAAAGAAAAAAGCTTTGAAACAAGGGTTTGTGTGACAGCACAACATCGCCTAATGCTTGATCAAGTATTAGCACTGTTTGAGATAGAACCGAATTACGATTTAAATCTGATGCAACCAGGTCAAGATCTCTATGATATAACATCACGTGTTCTCTTGCGTATGAAAGATGTATTAGATGATTTTAAACCAGATATTGTATTAGTGCATGGAGATACTGCTACAACATTCGCAGCATCTCTAGCATCCTTTTATCAAAAGATAAAAGTAGGACATGTGGAAGCAGGTCTTAGAACTTACAATCTATATTCACCTTGGCCAGAAGAGGCAAATAGAGAGCTTACAGGAGTATTAGCTAACTATCACTTTGCACCAACAAAGAGTGCAAGAGAAAATCTTATAAAAGAGAATAAAGATCCAAAAAGTATTGTAGTAACAGGAAATACCGTTATCGATGCACTCTTTTTAGCACTCAATAAAATTAAAAACAATCAAGATTTCGAATACAAAATCTTTGATACTATAAATACTCAATATAAATTGCAAGATGATAGAAAAATAATTCTTGTAACCAGTCATAGGAGAGAAAATTTTGGAGAGGGTTTTAAAAAAATATGTGAAGCTTTAAAAACTATCGCTTTGAAAAATCCTGATATCGATATAGTCTATCCCGTCCACCTCAATCCAAATGTACAAAAACCAGTAAAAGAGATACTTTCTAATATCATAAATATCCATCTCATTGAGCCATTATCATACGAAGAGTTTGTTTATCTTATGGACAGATCATATTTTATCATTACAGATAGTGGAGGTATACAAGAAGAGGCACCATCTCTTGGAAAGCCAGTGCTAGTTATGCGTGACACGACAGAGAGGCCAGAAGCAGTGGAAGCTGGTACTGTTAAATTAGTAGGAACAGATAAAGAAAAGATAGTCAAAGAGGCACAACAGCTTATAGATGATAAACAAGCGTATGAGAAGATGGCAATGGCTCGCAATCCCTATGGAGATGGAAAAGCAAGTGAGAGGATCAAGGAGTTTTTGATTGAAACAACAATTTTATAA